A single genomic interval of Camelina sativa cultivar DH55 chromosome 11, Cs, whole genome shotgun sequence harbors:
- the LOC109127481 gene encoding putative defensin-like protein 270: MMPSKSHFVALFLIISLIVNVQSIRIMNDSEDCKYKGPCHKREDCFQRCGLKAPSHGALCVPSGNNLERVCCCLY; this comes from the exons ATGATGCCTTCAAAGTCTCATTTCGTTGCTCTTTTCTTGATCATTTCTCTCATTGTTAATGTTCAATCTATtc GGATTATGAATGATTCAGAAGATTGTAAATACAAAGGACCATGTCACAAGAGGGAAGATTGTTTCCAAAGATGTGGACTAAAAGCACCTTCTCATGGTGCTTTGTGTGTACCTTCAGGAAACAATCTGGAACGTGTATGTTGTTGTCTTTATTAA
- the LOC109127482 gene encoding putative defensin-like protein 270, which translates to MASSKSHFVAFLLIISLIVNVQSIRIMDDSSDCTFKGPCHRREDCYKRCGVKPPSHAALCVPFGDQLVCCCF; encoded by the exons ATGGCATCTTCAAAGTCTCATTTTGTTGCTTTTCTCTTGATCATTTCTCTCATTGTTAACGTTCAATCTATTc GAATTATGGACGATTCAAGTGATTGTACGTTTAAAGGACCATGTCATAGGAGAGAAGATTGTTACAAAAGATGTGGAGTGAAACCACCTTCTCATGCTGCTTTGTGTGTACCTTTTGGAGATCAACTTGTATGTTGTTGCTTCTAA